CTGCGACTGAGCAGATACAGCAGTCAAGATGCACAAAAAAGTTAAGCAACTACAATTCCCAAACATGTTCTTGACCCCTGTTATTCCCAGGAtcttgaaaaatattaaatacaatttactAAATCACAATGCACCCAGAAATGTTCTGCATTTGGCCCCTGATGGTTAAAGGAAACCTGTACCCCAGAACAACgtaggtctcaataaaaatatattacattaaacaGCTCCTATTTAAAACCCTTAAATAAACATAttcttttttagtaatatgtgccgtTAGGTAATCCTACGTTAAAGAATACCATTTTAAACTACGGGCTACCCCCTGCGATCccacaattcacagtgcacacggaaaaaaaaaaaggactcaTGTGACATACAGTActtggtcacatgagccaggtaatggacaaagttctgtcttttattcCCACAATTGTAAGGAAAGTAACCAAAGGAGTATATTAAAGACCATCCtaacataaatataaaagaagaaaaagagctTAGCTCCTGTTGCAGATagcatggggctgatttacttaaGGGGGAATGGCTgtcgttagcgaaaattcaccagaaatcccaggCACAtggccaatttattaacaggcatagaggacaattcgctagtgaaagagaatGTTGCTAGCACAGTTTTGCACCCTAGCATCAGGAGTATTTTCGTTCAGGAGAACGATCATTACTctacaaattttacagaacattacctctttcgccagatttccttaaccaccttagaccaggcaaactgataaaatgaagctacctcctcctcaatcttatgtcaatgacatcatatcctgtatgccagaaactcataaaagttgtaaaagttcatatttttaagcaagattttctttaaaagttaaaataactattaaagatttttgccacatttgttttagggtttctcaagtctagggcattagaggatctcttttgtctttattttacttccttggacatttgtaataacaaATACCAATAtgtattcaaattgacctaagcgtaagagctAGGCAGAAtggaacgctagcgaaaattggctatgaaatgcttgtgctaacaaattaacgctagcgaatcttcgccaGCAATTGGCTACAGAGATGcaatttcgcattttagtgaattagtgataCTGAATTTATGCCTGGGgaagtggtgtgaagtgtggtggagccttcgctggcgaaaatttgccctttagtgaattttcccccatGTCCTATGAACCTGTCACACACCCTGCCGCACAAtttagactaaagctggccatagatgttgagatttttaaaagatcagatgctgatcgtgagaccacgatcttctcagaacgatagtacgaatttaccatcaacttaaaagaccaatttgccaggaaaacaaaggggagctgcctgcttggccctgcaaacatagatacattgcactggggccgacaaagattttttgacctggccgatcaatttcctgacagatgtcgggcgaaaattcataagatgtacgatcgttcgaatcccactaaccgcacgataatttcgaaggattggtcagacgtCTCTAAAaccggtcgttcagcaagaagaatcgtcgcgtctatggggacctttaggctaaggccacaccgGGCGAAAAGTCGCCCGCGATCTTTTAAAAGCGGGTCGCGGCGACAAGTCGTTCGTTTTGTCGTAGCGGTAACAGAAATGTAAATCGCCACGACAAATACACACAGCGCGATTTCAGATCGCCAATAGCTTCGAATCGCGTCCATACCCTTTTTGGAGCGATAGGGGTGAAATAGACTGTACATCAGCAAACATGGCAATCGCCTCTACACTGACACACGAAACGAAATGTCGCCGCGAGAATACGCTACGTCAACACGGAAGTACGCAACGAGAGGACGCAACGAGAAGACGCCCACACAAAACCACGAGACAAGACGCCGACAGAACAAGACGCCGAGAGACGCCGACAAAACAAGACGCCGAGAGAAAACGCTGAGAAAAGACTCAAGACAAAAtgtcttttcttttcaaaaatagTTTTGATACTGACAGGCTAATTGATCTGGTAGAGGAACGGCCTGCTCTTTATATGACGGAAATGAGTGCATATCACAATAGGCAAAACAGGAAGAAACTTTGGGAGGAGGTGGCATTTCTGCTCATAGAAGACTGGGAATCTCTTGCAGAggatgagaaaaacaaaaaaggtaacTGTTTGTTAGGTATACATACCATGTGCATTCCTTCTTATCCCCGCACTGTTGTCGTGTAActcaccaaattttttttgtccatctttttgtTTCAAAAAAGTTGGGAGGGAGGTATGTATTTTGGGGACTTTGTGTGAAATTTTTGTGCCTTTGTGTAGCTAGAATGGTAATCTCAGGGCCTAtgttgattcccagtccagacctagtTCATACCAGTCATGGTTATTTTTCAATTATGTGACACATTCTGCATGAACTGTGTTAGtccatgtaaaaatatttatatttttctcatttttattacagtgaaagAACTTCAAACACGTTGGAAGAATATTAAGGATTGCTTCCGTAGGGAAGTTTCCTTACAGAAGAATGATTCACGTAGTGGCGCCTCACCCTCAAGACGAAAGAAATATATCTATGCTGACAGGCTGCTTTTCCTGGTCCCCACTTTTACCACAAGACAGTAAGTGTTAATCCACTTTCATAATTTGATTATTGTGATGTCAGACTGTAATTTATTGTTGTGTTGTGCTTAGCATGCAgcacttttaaaaccaaacataaaTCCTCCATTTGTTTAGATTTTGAAGGGGGGGTGAACAGTTGTGCTTTATACTAACATATTATCGTATTTGCACTATTTCTCTATTAATAGGATACCAAAAATATGTATGGAACCAATTTCTTGTTTTTATGTTAAATTAtcttaattgttttctttttagaaCTTCTGGCAATGTAGAAAATGAGCAACAGGAGGAAAATGAGGAAAATGttggtgaaagtgaaaatattggagaaacatcATCTGGAACATCATCGGGCAGCCCTAGTGCCAGTACCAGTAACACTTTGCATCCCCTTCGACTCTCTCAGGCTGCAAACAAACAGtcagggaaaagaaaaaggaGCAGCTCTGAAATTGCATCGGGAGATGTCAAAGAGATGATCTCTATGCTATGCACTTCGCTATCTACCCGAGGTGGTCCCAAGAACACTTACCAACATGAGGAGACTccagaattttcatttttaactggATTACTGCCCACAATTATGACAATTCCGCAGGCACAAAGACAATCTCTTCAAGTTGAGATGACAAAACTTGTTTATAGATATGTGCCACCAAGTGGTGTGCAATCACCGAACATTCCCATTCCACCTCAGCATTACCCCATGCCACAAACGCCAGGAACAGGAAACTCTTGGTACCAATATCAGTATCCATCCCAAAACACACTCTCAGACCCATATCATTATCCTTCCCAAAACTCCCACACAGACCTTTAATTTATAAATTCTATAGAAGGGCgctttaatttataattttaatttatataacacTTACACTGTTTCATTTAGATTTAGCACatgttgtatattgttttatgtttatgtgTTGTTCTTTTCTATTGTTGACAAGTATGCACTTTGGTGGTTTTATGTTTGCCCTTTGTTGACGGGAATGGAGATGGGCGGCTGCACTTTTGCACTTTTGGTCCGAAAAGTGaataggaatgtttttttttaccataattattataataaaactttttttatactgaaacGTTATTGTTTATGATTATTAATAGGACTGACAACTATCgtagaagtaaaattttttttataatataaaattagaagaaaaggcaaaaaacatgccatatgtatatacaaaaataaaataacaaaaaaaaattttaagggtGGCGCTGGTGCTGCAGGTTTTCCAGGGCCAACACCCTTGCCTTTAGCTCCCTTATTTCCTCGACCAGTCGAGCGTGGTCCCATTCATCTTCTTGGCGACCTATATAAAATTTATTGCATTGTTATTTATGTTTCACTTTTGAAAAAGAAGGGAAGTGGTATGCAATTTAATTTGCACTTACCTGCAGgttgctgctgctcctcctcctctAAATGCAGCTCCTCCTGAGCCTCCAGccactgctgctcctcctccgCCTCCAGCGACTGCTGCTCCTCCTCCGCCTCCAGCGACTGCTGCTCCTCCTCAGCCTCCAGCGGCTGCAGCTCCTCCTCATGCTGCActgactcctcctcctctgcctccaGATGctgttcctcctcctcctgctctacATCTGCCCCTGtacaaaatcaaaatttatcaataTATCAAAAAAAATAGCTAtcgaaatatatgtatatatgtgtatatatatatatatgtgtacataatctaatatatacagatatatatcttgaaaacggtccaagatccggaccgaaacgtcgatacatgtgaattttaacatttgataaataaattaatcttttaaataattccagtgtgcgctgttaACTACAACCGGAATTCTACATAATTGACAAGACAGCAGCACCTGGTGCACTGTAATCATTAGCACTCATCAGGCAATGTCTATGGGCAACTGACTGCACTCAGACCAAAGGGGGCACACCCcaatttgcagttatttttgtTCTTTCACATGGAATTTCAATAAAATTGATTTATGTTTGTGGCTGTCATGTGACAAAATATTGAAAAAGTTTAAGGGGGACAAATACTTTTGTaaacaactgtgtgtgtgtatatatatatatgcgtgtatatatatgtatatggagaTTGCCAGAGATAGATAATGTAGTGTATCTTTCTTAGTTACTTAACTACTCACGGTTTTCATGCAGCTGAACTTGCATTATAAACTCTGGCTCCCTGCGCTTGAGGTCTGACCAGAGCCTTTGGAGGGTGCGTCGGTTAAAGCTGACGCCATGCCTGTGACGTAATCGTCGCTTCAGCCGGTGTAGTATTTGTTGTTTATGTGCCCTCTTTTGGGTCACATAAACTGGGAGGTTATCGTAGCTTTCTCCTAGAAGAAAGCTTGCAATCTCCCATGCCTGAGCATCATTGAGACTATTAATGCCCACCATCTTGCTCTCTATGTCTCTATGTCGCAGGCTAAAtaacgcaatgacgtcatgacgacACGACGTATTGCGCAGTTCAGTACATTCACATGCGCAAAGACGCATGCGCAATACCGTGCGCGAGGTCTTTGCGCATGCGTCTTTGCGCATGCGAATGCACAGAatgagtatgtgtatatatatgtgtgtatgtataagtatgtatatatgtgtgtatgtataagtatgtataagta
Above is a genomic segment from Xenopus laevis strain J_2021 chromosome 3L, Xenopus_laevis_v10.1, whole genome shotgun sequence containing:
- the LOC121401475 gene encoding uncharacterized protein LOC121401475, which gives rise to MVIFQLCDTFCMNCVSPCKNIYIFLIFITVKELQTRWKNIKDCFRREVSLQKNDSRSGASPSRRKKYIYADRLLFLVPTFTTRQTSGNVENEQQEENEENVGESENIGETSSGTSSGSPSASTSNTLHPLRLSQAANKQSGKRKRSSSEIASGDVKEMISMLCTSLSTRGGPKNTYQHEETPEFSFLTGLLPTIMTIPQAQRQSLQVEMTKLVYRYVPPSGVQSPNIPIPPQHYPMPQTPGTGNSWYQYQYPSQNTLSDPYHYPSQNSHTDL